One window from the genome of Leptospira perdikensis encodes:
- a CDS encoding DNA primase, with the protein MSQSHKEDFDIVSLIELCREKKYETCVAGFSTIDKIEKITLPKKLKNRKLTVQALYALTNDMVQWKYLSSEEKALLQAEKDKLAGVTSTAGASFAPHAEEDIEEDFIPEEEARKPELEDGFEDEFGDDSDDEDEEDDDDFDDDSDDDDDSDEDEED; encoded by the coding sequence ATGAGCCAATCGCATAAAGAAGACTTCGATATCGTATCCTTAATAGAACTTTGCCGGGAAAAAAAATACGAAACTTGCGTGGCCGGTTTCAGCACGATCGATAAAATCGAAAAGATCACTCTCCCTAAAAAATTAAAGAACCGTAAACTAACAGTTCAGGCATTATACGCACTTACAAATGATATGGTTCAGTGGAAATATCTTTCCTCTGAAGAAAAAGCCCTTCTCCAAGCAGAAAAAGACAAACTTGCGGGAGTTACTTCCACAGCAGGTGCTTCTTTTGCACCTCATGCGGAAGAAGATATCGAAGAAGATTTTATCCCAGAAGAAGAAGCTCGTAAACCAGAACTTGAAGATGGTTTCGAAGACGAATTTGGTGATGATTCCGACGACGAGGACGAAGAAGACGATGATGATTTCGACGACGACTCTGATGATGACGATGATTCAGATGAGGATGAAGAGGACTAA
- a CDS encoding type 1 glutamine amidotransferase, with protein sequence MRAVFIRFIDCEGPGILEPLLREAGYRISYQNAYDKRIHLMPEIHLNFDLIVMLGGPQSVADPAEQEFFKPYYDIVNNVVALPNKKLIGICLGSQIIAKALGANVRPGTKGPETGFSDLQVLKPEHPIFKGIEKESILAFHLHEDIFDIPVGAEHLLASEYYANQMFAYKNKLFAFQTHLEPTLEMLNVWQSVHKEFIAKGTGDFSEIASKQKVMAETANTIFRNIINL encoded by the coding sequence ATGAGAGCAGTATTCATAAGATTTATCGATTGTGAAGGTCCAGGGATTTTAGAACCCTTACTTCGCGAAGCAGGTTACAGGATTAGTTATCAAAATGCTTATGATAAACGGATCCATTTGATGCCTGAAATTCATTTGAATTTTGATTTGATAGTTATGTTAGGTGGTCCGCAGTCTGTTGCTGATCCTGCAGAACAAGAGTTTTTTAAACCGTATTATGATATTGTAAACAATGTTGTGGCACTACCAAACAAAAAACTCATCGGGATTTGTTTGGGTTCCCAAATCATTGCAAAGGCATTAGGTGCGAACGTTCGCCCTGGAACCAAAGGACCTGAAACGGGGTTTTCCGATTTGCAAGTTTTAAAACCAGAACATCCTATTTTTAAAGGAATAGAGAAAGAGTCGATCCTTGCTTTTCACCTTCATGAAGATATCTTTGATATCCCTGTAGGTGCAGAACATTTGCTCGCTAGTGAATATTATGCAAATCAGATGTTCGCATATAAAAACAAACTTTTTGCTTTTCAAACTCATTTAGAACCAACTTTAGAAATGTTAAATGTTTGGCAGTCGGTTCACAAAGAGTTTATCGCAAAAGGAACAGGTGATTTTTCTGAAATCGCAAGTAAACAGAAAGTAATGGCAGAAACTGCCAATACAATATTTCGAAATATTATAAATTTATAA
- a CDS encoding 6-hydroxymethylpterin diphosphokinase MptE-like protein, whose product MGIGALHIIRTYLETPNEHQTIVFWEAHKEIYELEEFQTEIQTLRNEAKSKGLVLFFITGKSPNWSDLKDKIKNLPHNARSSQSKWSLYITPSYERMFPDLTKNCQTNFQKELSINEINQNTIQHFSKLWTHNYLKNRIGLFSNKTSFQWFQSFAGKKTSVLFVGASPGLELDLPRIQKERDHFLIFASDTALGYLLPNGVIPDYIVSFDSGRGTTYHFLLDLPKHIPIITWLGGAAYIFELTNPKILVNTGHPLDQIIEHLFSESLGKTWPHYSNPSLNLLGMVSSITESIENREFFISGVSYLAERGKSHCKGTGYERYYLPETNRFRSLELITKRLYSGERKGKNQKAWEQMNPNGSLSGIQFLSETKEISFRSKKDQEHSLETFQGFPPSLAELAKWADQDHSGIIHRKTLNTWLRFSLS is encoded by the coding sequence TTGGGAATTGGCGCTTTACACATTATTCGCACTTATTTAGAAACACCAAACGAACACCAAACGATCGTTTTCTGGGAAGCTCACAAAGAAATTTATGAATTAGAGGAATTCCAAACGGAAATTCAAACCTTAAGAAATGAGGCAAAATCCAAAGGATTAGTTTTGTTTTTTATTACAGGAAAAAGTCCTAATTGGTCAGATTTAAAAGACAAAATCAAGAACCTTCCACATAATGCCAGATCCTCACAATCAAAATGGAGTTTGTACATCACTCCTAGTTATGAAAGAATGTTTCCGGACCTCACGAAAAACTGCCAAACAAACTTTCAGAAAGAACTATCCATAAACGAAATCAATCAAAACACAATCCAACATTTCAGTAAGTTATGGACACATAATTATTTAAAAAATAGGATCGGTCTTTTTTCCAACAAAACGAGTTTCCAATGGTTCCAATCCTTTGCCGGAAAAAAAACGTCTGTTTTGTTTGTGGGTGCAAGTCCTGGTTTAGAATTGGACCTTCCGAGAATCCAAAAAGAAAGAGACCACTTTCTGATTTTTGCCAGTGACACAGCGCTCGGATACCTCTTACCAAACGGGGTGATTCCTGATTATATTGTTTCCTTTGATTCTGGTCGAGGGACAACCTATCATTTTTTATTAGACCTTCCGAAACATATACCCATCATTACTTGGTTAGGCGGTGCAGCATATATTTTTGAGCTAACCAATCCTAAAATTTTAGTCAATACGGGCCATCCTCTGGACCAAATTATAGAACATTTATTTTCAGAAAGTCTGGGAAAAACATGGCCCCATTATTCCAATCCCAGTTTGAATTTACTCGGGATGGTATCTTCCATTACGGAATCGATAGAAAACAGGGAATTTTTTATAAGCGGTGTTAGTTACTTAGCAGAACGTGGAAAGTCCCATTGTAAAGGAACTGGATACGAAAGATATTATTTACCAGAAACAAATAGATTTAGAAGTTTAGAATTGATCACCAAACGTTTGTATTCTGGTGAGAGAAAAGGCAAAAATCAAAAAGCCTGGGAACAAATGAATCCCAATGGATCACTTTCTGGCATTCAATTTCTTTCAGAAACAAAGGAAATCAGTTTCCGATCAAAAAAAGATCAGGAACATTCCCTAGAAACATTTCAGGGTTTTCCCCCATCATTAGCGGAATTGGCAAAGTGGGCCGACCAAGACCATTCCGGCATCATCCATAGGAAAACTCTCAACACTTGGTTGCGGTTTTCACTAAGTTAA